One stretch of Halobaculum marinum DNA includes these proteins:
- a CDS encoding GIY-YIG nuclease family protein, producing MVPAADHYVYVVECADGSLYTGYTTDVARRVAEHDAGDGAKYTRGRTPVELAHVEAFGSKSAAMSREYAVKQLSRRQKESLVE from the coding sequence GTGGTCCCGGCGGCCGACCACTACGTGTACGTCGTCGAGTGTGCCGACGGCTCGCTGTACACCGGCTATACCACCGACGTGGCGCGGCGCGTCGCCGAACACGACGCCGGCGACGGGGCGAAGTACACTCGCGGTCGAACCCCGGTGGAGTTGGCGCACGTCGAGGCGTTCGGGTCGAAGTCGGCGGCGATGAGTCGAGAGTACGCGGTGAAACAGCTCTCGCGTCGTCAGAAGGAGTCGCTGGTCGAGTGA
- the larB gene encoding nickel pincer cofactor biosynthesis protein LarB, protein MREILDALAAGDLTPAQAEARLRGYATTEAGRFDAAREDRRGIPEGILAEGKTPAEVAAMADAAVESTGHALVTRADDDTAEQVRSYLDKEHPTATVERDARARTVVVHAADYELPAVDADVVVVSGGTADAHAAREAAVVAGEAGPRVETVEDVGVANVTRVLDEVETLRNADVLVAAAGREATLPTLVAGLVDAPVIGLPTSTGYGVGGDGVAALLALLQSCTVLSVVNVDAGFVAGTQAALIARGVDGRSTAGDR, encoded by the coding sequence ATGCGCGAGATTCTGGACGCGCTCGCGGCCGGCGACCTCACGCCCGCACAGGCGGAGGCACGGCTCCGCGGGTACGCGACGACGGAGGCTGGTCGGTTCGACGCGGCCCGCGAGGACCGCCGCGGTATCCCCGAGGGAATCCTGGCCGAGGGGAAGACGCCCGCGGAGGTGGCCGCGATGGCCGACGCCGCCGTCGAGTCGACGGGGCACGCGCTCGTCACTCGCGCGGACGACGACACCGCCGAACAGGTCCGCTCGTACCTCGACAAGGAACACCCGACGGCGACCGTCGAGCGCGACGCCCGCGCGCGGACGGTCGTCGTCCACGCCGCCGACTACGAACTGCCGGCGGTCGACGCGGACGTGGTCGTCGTCTCCGGGGGAACCGCTGACGCGCACGCGGCGCGCGAAGCCGCCGTCGTCGCCGGGGAGGCGGGCCCACGCGTCGAGACGGTCGAGGACGTCGGCGTCGCCAACGTCACGCGCGTGCTCGACGAGGTGGAGACGCTCCGGAACGCGGACGTGCTCGTCGCCGCCGCGGGACGTGAGGCGACGCTCCCGACGCTCGTGGCGGGCCTCGTCGACGCCCCGGTGATCGGACTGCCCACCTCCACGGGCTACGGCGTCGGTGGCGACGGTGTCGCCGCGCTGTTGGCCCTGCTCCAGTCGTGCACCGTCCTCTCGGTGGTGAACGTGGACGCGGGGTTCGTCGCGGGGACGCAGGCCGCGCTGATCGCCCGCGGGGTCGATGGTCGGTCGACGGCCGGCGACCGCTGA
- a CDS encoding DUF7563 family protein, with amino-acid sequence MPRCDHCGSHVSDRFARVFSDEHGNLNACPSCSANAGIAEAARERTRADD; translated from the coding sequence ATGCCACGCTGCGACCACTGCGGGTCGCACGTATCCGACCGCTTCGCTCGCGTGTTCAGCGACGAACACGGGAATCTGAACGCGTGCCCGTCCTGCTCTGCGAACGCGGGCATCGCGGAAGCGGCACGAGAGCGGACCCGCGCCGACGACTGA